Below is a window of Plasmodium sp. gorilla clade G2 genome assembly, chromosome: 14 DNA.
tattaATCTATTAATTTCCGTTAGACATTCTATTTATGATAACTTTTTTCATTAGAAGCATATAAggatttttaaaaattaaaaagaaacatgaaaataatatttaaatacctattattaatttattaaaaaaattttgaacTTTAAAAATTACTTTttctaaatattattaagaaGAAAGATAGAGCatgaatttttatataaacttCTTGGAGAATTACTTTaccttaattttttttgttatcttTTTATAACCATTTTAAATGTGTATAATGTTacttcaatatatattaatacatataagggttgtaatgaataaataacataatattattaatatatatatatatatatatatatatatatatatctttttattttatgtgttataatatttcgttattatttttattatttttattattattattattatatatatatatatataatattttaatttttaaatatatatattaatataataatatagaaatacaCATAATTATAGAATAAGCATTTAAtaatagataaatatatatatccaaaaaaaaaactaaaatAAGTAAATTTTccatatatcatatatatatatattaaatattgtatttaattattaataataaataaatatatatttaacatatattatatatataataatatattatattattatttattatatggttgaaaaaaattttattatttatgtaaatgtatatttttttatttttttttaacccCATAATtttacttatttattttatcattatagtattatatattaaaattacaattataaaattagattataatattataatatacatatatatataataaatagttctaatatacttatttttatggttagtattgtttttttttttttttttcttttttccatATGTATAGTATACTTATTGACATTAACATCCATTTTTAACTATACATAAGTGAGCATAATATAAgcatatattatcttttttttttttttttttattctctattgatataataattatatattataatatatatattatcataatataagcatagttttaatttttttaataataaaataatatagttaaaatatatagaaattataattgtattttcagcaaataaaattattacctACTTGGGTTTTAGAAatttcaataaaaaaaatatatatgtaaatatatattatattatatattatatatatatatatatatatatagaacaatatttgtatataaaaaaaaaaaaacgtttaaatatattaatacatatataatattatatatatatatatatatatttaaaatatttatttaaaaacataGGCGGAAGTGTccttatgttattatatatattataatatattaatatatatgccttttttttttgcatcaacaaaatatgtaatatttataatataatattattatatttcttatttatatattcatatataatataaattattattattatatatttataatttatttaattttttattttcattatatatatataatatatatatatatatatattatttatttactattaaaatatttttgtttaaaaaaaaaaaaaaataaaataaaataaacccAATCCCCCTTACAAGTTTTATacttatgtatattattatattttattttacaaaataaatattaaaaaaaaaaaaaaaaaaaaatcatatatttcaaagataaattttataaatataaaaatatttatatataaatagtataattaataatatataaatataaaatatttatataaagtttttttttataaataaaaaaaaaaaaaaaaaatacttttttcttatccatccaaaaaaagaatttatataaaacttATAATTTATTCAAGTAATaagaaaacataaaaataaagaaaataaaaatagaatttaaaaatatatatttataaatatatgtaaataatatatatatatattgtaaacaTATGAAATTGTTATaacttaaaatttttaatatataatatattacaaaaaagtatatatatatttttaaataataatatattgaagaatattatctatatatatgtatatatatttatattatttttatgatatataaaaaaacatatatattattcccAAATTAGATATATGCTAAATTGaaaagtacatatatatataatattattatatattatttttttggtatatttaatttttagaTTAAGAGAAAATGAGTACTAAAGAAGAGActtttaataatgaaaacGACATTGAAGGAAATACAGAAGAGATTGTTGATACATTCGACGCTCTTggattaaatgaaaaattattaaggggtatatattcttatggTTTTGAAAAGCCATCAGCAATTCAACAAAGAGGTATTAAGCCTATTTTGAATGGTTACGATACAATTGGTCAAGCTCAATCAGGTACAGGAAAAACAGCTACTTTCGTTATTTCTTCATTGCAGTTAATTAATTATGACTATGTTGCATGTCAAGCTTTAATTTTGGCCCCCACTCGTGAGTTAGCTCAACAAATTCAAAAGGTAATAATgattaaaatgaaatataaataatgatatatctatgtgaatatatatcaatatatatcaatatatatatatatatatatatatatatatatatatatatatatatatgtgaatttCCAATTTTTAGGTCGTTTTGGCTTTGGGAGATTATTTAAAAGTCAAGTGCCATGCTTGTGTTGGAGGTACTGTCGTAAGAGAAGATATCGATAAACTTAAACAAGGAGTACATATGGTTGTTGGTACCCCAGGTAGAGTTTATGATATGATTGACAAGAGACATTTAGGTGTTGATAGATTAaagttatttatattagatGAAGCTGATGAAATGTTATCAAGAGGATTTAAGGCTCAAATATATGAAGTTTTTAAGAAATTAGTACCAGATATTCAAGTTGCTTTATTTTCTGCTACAATGCCACAAGAAATATTAGAATTAACTACTAGGTTTATGAGAGACCCCAAAACTATTTTAGTTAAAAAAGATGAATTAACACTTGAAGGTATTAGGCAGTTTTATGTTGCTGTAGAAAAGGAAGAATGGAAATTAGATACTTTATGTGATTTATATGAAACATTAACCATTACACaatctataatatattgtaatacTAGGAAAAAGGTTGATATATTAACACAAGAAATGCACAATCGTCTTTTCACTGTATCATGTATGCACGGAGATATGGACCAAAAAGACAGAGATTTAATTATGAGAGAATTCAGATCAGGATCCACAAGAGTTTTAGTAACAACAGATTTGTTAGCAAGAGGTATTGATGTACAACAAGTTTCTTTAGTTATCAATTATGATTTACCAGCTTCACCAGATACATACATTCACaggtaatatataaaaatatatatatatatatatatatatatatatatatatatatatgtgtgtatttttttttattactaatTAT
It encodes the following:
- a CDS encoding helicase 45; protein product: MSTKEETFNNENDIEGNTEEIVDTFDALGLNEKLLRGIYSYGFEKPSAIQQRGIKPILNGYDTIGQAQSGTGKTATFVISSLQLINYDYVACQALILAPTRELAQQIQKVVLALGDYLKVKCHACVGGTVVREDIDKLKQGVHMVVGTPGRVYDMIDKRHLGVDRLKLFILDEADEMLSRGFKAQIYEVFKKLVPDIQVALFSATMPQEILELTTRFMRDPKTILVKKDELTLEGIRQFYVAVEKEEWKLDTLCDLYETLTITQSIIYCNTRKKVDILTQEMHNRLFTVSCMHGDMDQKDRDLIMREFRSGSTRVLVTTDLLARGIDVQQVSLVINYDLPASPDTYIHRIGRSGRFGRKGVAINFVTNDDKEKDKLKKIESYYSTQIEEMPLEVADYL